DNA sequence from the Stenotrophomonas sp. 24(2023) genome:
CGCGGTGGCCAGTTCACCACTGGCCAGCCAGTTGGCCACGATTGCATCATCGATGCAGGACGCACAGGCCAGCAGCAGGTGCCAACGCGCCGTGCCGCCGTCAGCCAGCAGGTCGATCAACCGGCTGGCATGCCCCCATGCCTCGCGGGGCCCATCCAGGGTCGTGACGCGCACATCGAAGCGCCGGGCATCCAGCCCTGCCTGTCCGGCCTGCGCCAGCAACCAGTCCTGGGCCCAGTGCCGCAGGGCATCGGACCAGATGGCCGGCACCACCAGCTCGATCGTCAGCACGTTGCCGACAGGGCGCTCGTCGCGACGGCGCAGCCCGGCCACCACCACCTCCTCGGCGACCTCCAGCGGTGGCAGCGCATTGCCGGCAGCCTCCAGCAGTTCATCCAGGACAGGCTGCAGCAGCGCCATCGCACGGCGCTCATGCGCGGCCGTATCGATGCCGTCCTGGCGCACCTGCAGCACGTCCAGCTCCTGCAGGTCTGTCGCCGCGCTCATCCGTACCGGCAGGTTGCGGGTATCGCGGAAACGCCCGTCCAGCGACGGGCGCGGCGGCGCCGCCGCCAATGCCAGCAGCGCCGTCGGCGGCAGGCCCAGGCCCAGGTTCATCGCGCTGCCCAGCAGCGCCACCGATGGCGGCACGGCCTTTCCGGCAGCCGGTTCGGCGGGCAGCGCGTCATCATCGGCCGCGGCCTTGTCCAGCGCCGCATCGACCCCGCGTCGCGCTGCACCGCGCAGCATGAAACCGGCCCCGCTCAGGCCCACGGGCAGCAGGCCCAGATAGGCCAGCATCTGCATGCCCGTCGGCACCGTACCGCTGCTGCGCCAGTAGAGAATCGTCGCGCCCCAGGTGGCGATGAACACCATCACCACCGACGCTGCCTTGCCAAGCCATCCTGCCATCAGTTGCCGTGCTCCATGCGCTGCTCCCGTCGTCCGTGCCGGTCAGCGCAGGCCGGTGGCCGTCTGCGACGCCACCAGCGTGGCCCCGCACCCGGTCTGGTCCCCGTCGCGCGCGACGGGCTGGCCATCGATGACCACCGACGCGTCACCCGAGACGATCGTGGTTGGCCCATGCATGACGCACACAGCACGGTCACCCACACGGGCGACCTGCTTTCCATTGATGTCGCTCTGGCTGCTCCCCGCCAGCACGCTGCCGCCGTGGCTGAGCCTGTCACCGACGACGATAAACGGTCGTGCCATCCATCATGCTCCTTGATCCTGCGTGACCCGGTCATTCCATCGCCGCTGGCGGCGACCCGGGCCATCTTCCAAAACGATACCAGCACTGCGGTATCCCATCATCCCTGCCGGGAAAGTTCCTCGCGCTTGGCCGCGCGCGCGGCGCGGCAACGGCCGGTCATTTCCACGTGTACGTAATCCTTGATGCTGCGCCAGTTGCCACCCCAGTCCAACCCCGCCTGTTCAGCCAACTCGCCGTACAGATGATACCCACGGCGTGTCCACGGATCGTTCATGTCCCACTGCAGCTTGCCCTCCTTGATCGGCGCGCTGTCCACGCCCAGCCCGTACTGGTGGCAGCTCTGCCAAGCCCCTGCCCGCGTCGCCTTGCCCCCGGCCATCAGTTCGGCCTGCCGCTCCGGGCTGCGGTAGCCTTCGATCAGCACCATCTCATACCCATGCTGCCGGCGCATGACCTCGTAAATAGCCAGCACGCGCTGCTGCAGGTCCGGATCGATCTGGTCCCATTTGCGGTCCGCCGTCACGATTTCAGGCCGCAAACGACGAATCTCGGCGGTGGTGAACACCTCCGGTGGCGGTGGCGGTGGTGGCGTCAGGCGCTCCCCACGCAACAGCTGCGCGACCATCGAACTGGACTCGGCCAGATCATCGCCTTGAAAATCATCCAGCACCACCGTCTGACGTGTGACGAATATCACAATTGGTGGAATCAGCAGGAGAGCGGCTGCGATCACCATAATCGGCCAATGGCGACGGAACGCACGTTGGGCCGCCCCCATTTCTTCACGAACCCCACTGCGCACCCATTCAGCCTGACGGCCTACGCGGGTGCCCGCATGCCCCGCGGAACGACGCACGCGCCCGAGGCGCCGCGCCCACCAGTCGCGTGAAGATTCCATGCTTTCAGGAAACAAAAGCGCCCAGCACAACGCCGCCACCACCAGCAGCACAACCATCACCGCCACTACGATTGGAAACACCGGTCCTCCCTGACACGCGCGCTGGTTGACGCCCTGAACGCTTTCACTAAGAATGCGGAAATTCGCTTCGGCGGA
Encoded proteins:
- a CDS encoding PAAR domain-containing protein, which gives rise to MARPFIVVGDRLSHGGSVLAGSSQSDINGKQVARVGDRAVCVMHGPTTIVSGDASVVIDGQPVARDGDQTGCGATLVASQTATGLR
- a CDS encoding M15 family metallopeptidase, giving the protein MADLFRHYSSASSPWFESASAEANFRILSESVQGVNQRACQGGPVFPIVVAVMVVLLVVAALCWALLFPESMESSRDWWARRLGRVRRSAGHAGTRVGRQAEWVRSGVREEMGAAQRAFRRHWPIMVIAAALLLIPPIVIFVTRQTVVLDDFQGDDLAESSSMVAQLLRGERLTPPPPPPPEVFTTAEIRRLRPEIVTADRKWDQIDPDLQQRVLAIYEVMRRQHGYEMVLIEGYRSPERQAELMAGGKATRAGAWQSCHQYGLGVDSAPIKEGKLQWDMNDPWTRRGYHLYGELAEQAGLDWGGNWRSIKDYVHVEMTGRCRAARAAKREELSRQG